One genomic region from Sphingobacterium multivorum encodes:
- the rsgA gene encoding ribosome small subunit-dependent GTPase A yields the protein MRGLVTKSTGSWYQVLGEDDKRYDCRIKGKFRTKGIKTTNPVAVGDWVHFDVEPDQESAVIHELEPRRNYIIRKSVNLSKQTQIIGANLDQAFLVVTLASPPTSLGFIDRFLVTTEAYGIPAVIIFNKLDLFSDEGLEILADYKAIYEHIGYPCFEVSALTGTNIDVVKQLLKDKITLVSGHSGVGKSTLINAIVPEYGLKTGEISDWSDKGKHTTTFAEMFDLPFGGKLIDTPGIRELGIVDIEKQELSHFFPEMRALMNQCRFHNCRHINEPGCVIMEAVEEGDIESSRYDSYLSIYHNEDSRS from the coding sequence ATGAGAGGACTGGTAACTAAATCGACAGGGAGTTGGTATCAAGTTTTGGGCGAAGATGATAAAAGATACGATTGTCGTATTAAAGGAAAATTTCGTACTAAAGGAATAAAAACGACTAATCCTGTTGCTGTGGGTGATTGGGTACATTTTGATGTGGAACCTGATCAGGAAAGTGCGGTCATTCACGAACTGGAACCTCGTCGAAATTATATCATTCGAAAATCCGTCAATCTGTCTAAGCAAACTCAAATTATCGGAGCAAACCTGGATCAAGCTTTTTTAGTGGTGACACTTGCCTCGCCGCCAACATCTTTAGGTTTTATCGATCGCTTTCTAGTAACAACGGAGGCTTACGGAATTCCTGCCGTAATTATTTTCAATAAATTGGATCTTTTTAGTGATGAGGGGTTGGAGATATTGGCAGACTATAAAGCTATTTATGAACATATTGGCTACCCCTGTTTCGAGGTTTCTGCGTTAACAGGTACCAATATCGACGTGGTCAAGCAACTGCTTAAAGATAAAATAACCTTGGTATCAGGCCATTCTGGGGTTGGTAAATCAACGTTGATCAATGCGATCGTTCCCGAATACGGGTTGAAAACTGGTGAAATATCAGATTGGTCTGACAAAGGAAAGCATACAACTACTTTTGCTGAAATGTTTGATCTTCCTTTTGGAGGGAAGTTAATTGATACGCCTGGTATTCGTGAGTTGGGAATTGTGGATATAGAAAAACAGGAGCTATCCCATTTTTTTCCAGAGATGCGCGCGTTGATGAATCAATGTCGATTTCATAATTGCAGGCATATCAATGAACCCGGTTGTGTCATTATGGAGGCTGTGGAAGAAGGCGATATTGAGAGTTCCCGCTATGATAGCTACCTCAGTATATATCATAATGAAGATAGTAGATCTTAA
- the polA gene encoding DNA polymerase I, producing the protein MKKLFLLDGMALIYRAYFALSKTPRITSTGLNTGAIMGFTNTLLDVLKNQQPSHIAVVFDTAAPTARHIEFEAYKAHRESMPEDLAASIPYINRLIEGFNIPIITMDGYEADDIIGTLAKKAEKQDFQVYCMTPDKDFGQLVSENIFIYKPARMGNGAEVQGVKEILEKWEISDVCQVIDILGLWGDAVDNIPGIPGIGEKTAKKLVQEYGSVEGIIANADQLKGKMRENVENFAEQGLISKKLATILLDVPIELDEKSLELEDPKKEILEPLFAELEFRTLGKRVFGEEFSILEKSNPTNGQMDLFSTTTTTITTTEIVTEISVENAAINNIHNTAHEYVLADTAKKQVALAQQLASLDSFCFDTETTGLDANLADIVGLSFSFENAKAYYVPTPADREGAQAIVDIFKPVLENPNIEKIGQNIKYDILLLARYGVKVQGSLFDTMLAHYLIDPDTRHGMDVLAENYLNYSPVSITELIGEKGKKQGNMRDVEVEKIKEYAAEDADITLQLKNVFQPLLVETDTMQLAQDVEFPLVYILAEIERNGVKIDVPALGEFSKTLEQDIKNLEESIFEKAGVNFNIASPKQLGEVLFDKLQLDPKAKKTKTGQYKTGEDVLLALAHKSDIVQDILNFRQMQKLKSTYVDALPELINPETGLIHTSYNQAVAATGRLSSTNPNLQNIPIRTERGREVRKAFIPRSENNVILSADYSQIELRLIAELSKDQNMMEAFSQGHDIHRATAAKVYNVDFDAVTSEQRRNAKAVNFGIIYGQSAFGLSQNLGISRKEASDIINEYFNQYTGIKKYMSDAVEFAKEKGYVETILKRRRYLRDINSANMTVRGFAERNAINAPIQGSAADLIKLAMIAIQKEVEQLGLTGKMIMQVHDELVFDVPKDEIEVFKKIILDKMSNAIKTSVPLIVEIGEGKNWLEAH; encoded by the coding sequence GTGAAAAAACTATTTCTTCTAGATGGAATGGCTCTTATATATAGAGCATATTTTGCATTGAGCAAAACTCCCCGAATTACCTCAACAGGGTTAAATACAGGAGCAATCATGGGATTTACCAATACCCTATTGGATGTATTGAAAAATCAGCAACCTTCCCACATAGCAGTAGTGTTCGACACGGCGGCACCTACCGCACGACATATTGAATTTGAAGCTTATAAAGCACATCGCGAATCTATGCCTGAGGACCTTGCGGCCTCTATCCCCTATATCAATCGCTTAATTGAGGGCTTCAATATTCCGATCATCACCATGGATGGATACGAGGCCGACGATATTATCGGTACGCTGGCAAAAAAGGCTGAAAAGCAAGATTTTCAGGTCTATTGCATGACACCGGATAAAGATTTCGGGCAACTCGTGTCTGAAAATATCTTTATCTATAAACCTGCACGCATGGGTAATGGAGCAGAAGTACAAGGTGTCAAAGAGATTCTTGAAAAATGGGAAATTTCTGACGTTTGCCAGGTCATCGATATCCTTGGTCTTTGGGGCGATGCCGTGGACAATATCCCTGGTATACCTGGAATTGGAGAAAAAACAGCGAAAAAACTTGTTCAGGAATACGGATCTGTCGAAGGCATTATCGCTAACGCGGATCAGCTCAAAGGAAAAATGCGCGAGAACGTGGAGAATTTTGCAGAACAAGGGCTTATCTCCAAAAAATTAGCCACTATTTTATTGGATGTACCCATTGAACTTGATGAAAAATCCCTAGAACTGGAAGATCCAAAGAAAGAAATCCTTGAACCGCTATTTGCGGAATTAGAATTCCGAACACTTGGAAAACGAGTTTTCGGCGAAGAATTCTCCATACTTGAAAAAAGCAATCCGACAAACGGGCAAATGGATTTATTTTCGACAACAACAACGACAATTACCACCACCGAAATTGTCACTGAAATCAGCGTCGAAAATGCCGCAATAAATAATATACATAATACAGCACATGAGTATGTTTTGGCCGACACAGCGAAAAAACAAGTAGCGCTAGCCCAACAGCTTGCTTCTTTAGATAGTTTTTGTTTCGACACAGAAACAACAGGATTGGATGCAAACCTTGCCGATATTGTGGGCTTATCATTTTCTTTTGAAAACGCTAAAGCGTATTATGTCCCAACACCTGCCGATCGTGAGGGTGCTCAAGCTATAGTTGATATTTTCAAGCCAGTTCTAGAAAACCCAAACATCGAGAAAATAGGACAAAACATCAAATACGATATTTTGTTATTAGCACGCTATGGTGTAAAGGTACAAGGTTCCCTTTTTGACACCATGCTTGCACATTATCTAATTGATCCAGATACCCGCCACGGGATGGATGTACTTGCAGAAAATTACCTGAATTACAGTCCGGTATCAATCACCGAACTTATCGGTGAAAAGGGAAAGAAACAAGGGAATATGCGCGACGTTGAAGTCGAAAAAATAAAAGAATATGCTGCTGAAGATGCAGATATTACCCTACAGCTAAAAAATGTGTTTCAACCACTTCTTGTCGAGACCGACACCATGCAGCTCGCTCAGGATGTGGAATTCCCATTAGTCTATATACTCGCTGAAATTGAAAGAAACGGTGTAAAAATAGATGTTCCTGCACTTGGAGAGTTTTCAAAAACACTGGAGCAGGACATTAAAAATCTCGAAGAATCCATTTTTGAGAAAGCGGGCGTAAATTTCAATATTGCATCCCCGAAGCAATTGGGAGAAGTCTTATTCGATAAACTACAACTGGATCCTAAAGCTAAAAAAACAAAAACGGGACAATATAAAACAGGTGAAGATGTGTTATTAGCATTGGCCCACAAATCAGATATCGTCCAAGATATCTTGAACTTTAGGCAGATGCAAAAACTCAAATCTACCTATGTTGATGCGCTACCTGAATTGATAAACCCCGAAACAGGGCTCATTCATACGTCGTATAATCAAGCGGTTGCCGCAACAGGCCGTCTGAGCTCAACTAATCCGAACCTGCAAAATATTCCGATTCGTACCGAACGGGGGAGAGAAGTTAGAAAAGCCTTTATCCCAAGATCTGAAAACAACGTGATCCTCTCCGCCGATTATTCGCAGATTGAACTTCGCCTGATTGCCGAGTTAAGTAAAGATCAAAATATGATGGAAGCATTTAGCCAAGGTCATGATATTCACCGAGCAACAGCTGCGAAAGTCTATAATGTGGATTTTGATGCGGTTACTTCTGAGCAACGTCGCAATGCGAAAGCAGTTAACTTCGGCATTATTTATGGCCAGTCTGCGTTTGGCCTTTCCCAAAATCTTGGCATATCTCGTAAAGAAGCATCCGATATCATCAATGAATATTTTAACCAATATACAGGGATAAAAAAATACATGAGTGATGCCGTCGAGTTTGCAAAAGAGAAGGGTTACGTTGAAACAATTTTAAAACGAAGACGTTATTTGAGAGATATCAATTCGGCAAACATGACAGTTCGCGGATTCGCTGAAAGAAACGCAATTAATGCCCCGATCCAAGGATCGGCAGCAGATTTGATCAAACTTGCCATGATCGCCATTCAGAAGGAAGTTGAGCAACTTGGTTTAACAGGCAAAATGATCATGCAGGTGCATGATGAATTGGTTTTTGACGTACCTAAAGACGAGATCGAGGTATTCAAAAAAATTATTTTGGACAAAATGTCCAATGCTATAAAAACAAGTGTTCCTTTGATCGTAGAAATTGGAGAAGGCAAAAATTGGCTAGAAGCACACTAA
- a CDS encoding toxin-antitoxin system YwqK family antitoxin has translation MIRKLIHILLLLSVCSFTKLHAQDEKPVFYEKLDQGLIRFYFDKYYYLVSKECEFKTIERVSKFDFAKQVFDGEFRDFAPNGARILIGSYQDGKKEGLFQAFHPNGVLKWEVNFQNNHPTGDWKYYYPDGKPLLTITYSEQGYFIKDYWDNRGKQEVINGEGNYEFSIPFEGFTEFGFDFYLRKGKVKSGRPQGNWNTYFYNVGQQPIYAVTQRFANGVLTTTYDDDGELNNEDFMSLSILPYDYFIRAELFNGKSCSFDDYSNFYAFLTKRFNDNLNKTGLDITKQVNFSYLVEVKKTGMTNLKSLKLISDSGNESFDGILSRIARSIDFYFPTYKDNQPQDDLIRVSGGITQGNDGKIYTHSIKIERQIDNSSN, from the coding sequence ATGATTAGAAAACTCATCCATATCTTATTATTATTGTCTGTGTGTAGCTTTACAAAGCTACATGCACAGGATGAAAAACCTGTATTCTATGAAAAACTAGACCAGGGATTGATTCGTTTTTATTTTGACAAATATTATTATTTGGTTTCAAAAGAGTGCGAGTTTAAAACGATTGAACGAGTGAGCAAATTTGATTTTGCAAAGCAGGTTTTTGATGGAGAGTTTCGCGATTTTGCACCAAATGGAGCGAGAATACTCATTGGTTCCTATCAAGATGGTAAAAAAGAAGGTTTATTTCAAGCCTTCCATCCGAATGGTGTGCTGAAATGGGAGGTCAATTTCCAAAACAATCATCCGACCGGTGATTGGAAATATTACTACCCGGATGGAAAACCTCTATTGACCATTACCTATAGTGAACAAGGCTACTTTATAAAAGATTACTGGGACAACAGGGGCAAACAGGAAGTAATAAATGGTGAAGGAAACTATGAATTTTCTATTCCGTTTGAAGGATTTACTGAATTTGGGTTTGATTTCTACCTACGCAAAGGAAAGGTAAAAAGTGGCAGGCCACAGGGAAACTGGAATACGTATTTCTACAATGTAGGTCAGCAACCAATTTACGCCGTGACTCAACGCTTTGCAAATGGTGTGCTCACAACGACCTACGACGACGATGGAGAACTAAATAATGAGGATTTCATGTCGTTAAGTATCCTCCCTTACGACTATTTTATACGAGCGGAACTATTTAATGGTAAGTCTTGCAGTTTTGATGATTATTCCAATTTTTATGCTTTCTTAACCAAACGTTTTAACGACAATCTCAATAAAACTGGACTAGATATCACCAAACAGGTTAACTTTTCTTATCTGGTGGAGGTAAAGAAAACCGGAATGACTAATCTAAAGAGTCTCAAGTTAATATCAGATTCCGGAAACGAGTCTTTCGATGGTATTTTGAGCCGTATTGCGAGAAGTATTGACTTTTATTTCCCTACGTATAAAGACAATCAGCCTCAAGACGACCTCATCAGAGTATCTGGCGGAATCACACAGGGTAACGACGGAAAAATCTATACCCATTCAATTAAAATCGAAAGACAAATAGACAATTCGAGTAATTAA
- a CDS encoding phosphatidylserine decarboxylase family protein — protein sequence MKFHKEGYTTLAIAVLFIFIINAVADYYDAPQYAKWFIYALSAFLFITVVQFFRSPRKVVNPQDDVILCPADGKVVVIEETEENEYFHDKRIQVSIFMSPVNVHVNRNPISGLVTFFKYHPGKFLVAWHPKSSTDNERTTVVVKDKAGREVLFRQIAGALARRIVWYVKEKDEVVQGNEFGFIKFGSRVDLFLPLGTEINVNIGDKVTGAKTIIGKF from the coding sequence ATGAAATTTCATAAAGAAGGATATACCACATTAGCGATCGCTGTACTTTTTATCTTCATTATCAATGCCGTTGCGGATTATTATGACGCTCCGCAATACGCCAAATGGTTTATTTATGCGCTATCAGCATTCCTATTCATCACAGTTGTCCAGTTTTTCAGAAGTCCTAGAAAAGTGGTCAACCCGCAGGATGACGTGATTCTTTGTCCAGCGGATGGAAAAGTTGTGGTTATCGAAGAAACTGAGGAAAATGAGTATTTCCACGATAAGCGGATACAGGTATCTATATTTATGTCTCCTGTCAATGTCCATGTCAACAGAAACCCAATCAGTGGTTTAGTCACGTTCTTTAAATACCATCCCGGCAAGTTTCTGGTGGCTTGGCACCCCAAATCATCTACAGATAACGAAAGAACAACAGTCGTTGTCAAAGATAAAGCTGGTCGGGAGGTTCTTTTCCGCCAGATTGCAGGAGCCTTAGCGCGCCGTATTGTATGGTATGTAAAAGAAAAAGACGAAGTCGTGCAAGGCAATGAGTTTGGTTTTATCAAATTCGGTTCCCGCGTAGATCTATTTCTTCCTTTAGGCACAGAAATCAATGTTAACATTGGTGACAAGGTTACTGGAGCAAAAACGATTATCGGAAAATTTTAA